From Leptotrichia wadei, one genomic window encodes:
- a CDS encoding TonB-dependent receptor, whose protein sequence is MLKKITILSLILASLSLYAEGKYEGKLEKTVVTATGFSDNVDNQIKNVTIITSEDIKEKGYNTVEDILKQAPGINITQTGFGSAVDIRGQGRFGLGTSANISKAVSSVKILIDGDVAMDTIDTSHAYIPLNTISVNDVERVEIINGGGTVLYGSGTRGGVVNIITKDRTKEGASGKVYYQNSSYGTNKLGFDAGINYGNKFIIDLGYENVNGKGYRRGSKEANEYLNGSLKYNITDNHSLKFKASRYDSEETLASDLTKSQLLSDRRQPGILSDIDVNRKEYSLGYEGKVTDNLKLSLTGYKQDTNKTMYGMPKTKFEDNKKGINFKGNYGLENGNIIFGYNYINHKGSREQTIFGTPIMNVDLAKETNSFYLLGRHKLVGNLEGTAGYRFERAEYKTNREVPSTRMPVPGGRGFVTIPAREMHGSRKDSNSTYELGLNYKYSDTGNVYAKYERGFRSPAATEFVDYAPGARNYTLNNLKTEKFNTYEVGFKDMLWNSFVSATAFHTRTNNEVYLNMDHGVLGGPSTARWTFHNLKATERTGVELFAEQYLGKLRVNESFTYVNAKIKKVGDDVLASTTYNFKDGQKIPGVPSTKVTLGLDYEIADGLRTTANLNYYSSSVDTYNEKIPSYSTTDLGLKYKHKNGFGLNAGVKNIFNKKYNVAQGKDPLTGSTVYSPADERTYYIGASYEF, encoded by the coding sequence ATGTTAAAAAAAATTACAATTTTAAGTTTAATTTTAGCTAGTTTATCTTTATATGCAGAGGGAAAATATGAAGGGAAACTTGAAAAAACAGTTGTGACAGCGACAGGATTTAGTGATAATGTTGATAATCAGATAAAAAATGTAACTATTATTACATCAGAGGATATTAAAGAAAAAGGATATAATACGGTAGAAGATATATTGAAACAGGCGCCAGGAATTAATATAACTCAAACTGGATTTGGTTCAGCAGTAGATATTAGAGGGCAAGGTAGATTTGGATTGGGAACAAGTGCGAATATTTCTAAAGCAGTTTCTTCGGTAAAAATACTTATTGATGGGGATGTTGCGATGGATACGATTGACACTTCTCATGCGTATATTCCTTTAAATACAATATCTGTTAATGATGTAGAAAGAGTGGAAATAATAAATGGTGGAGGAACAGTTCTGTATGGAAGTGGAACTCGAGGTGGAGTTGTAAATATCATTACAAAAGATAGAACAAAAGAAGGAGCTTCTGGTAAAGTTTATTATCAAAATAGTTCTTATGGGACAAATAAATTAGGATTTGATGCTGGAATCAACTATGGAAATAAATTTATTATTGATTTAGGATATGAAAATGTTAATGGAAAAGGATATAGAAGAGGTTCAAAAGAAGCAAATGAATATTTGAATGGGAGTTTGAAATATAATATAACAGATAATCATAGTTTGAAATTTAAAGCGTCGAGATATGATTCAGAAGAAACATTGGCGTCAGATTTAACAAAATCACAACTTTTGAGTGATAGAAGACAGCCTGGAATTTTGAGTGATATTGATGTTAATAGAAAAGAGTATAGCTTGGGATACGAAGGAAAAGTTACTGATAATTTGAAATTGTCATTGACAGGATATAAACAGGATACAAATAAAACTATGTATGGAATGCCTAAAACGAAATTTGAAGATAATAAAAAAGGAATTAATTTTAAGGGAAATTATGGACTTGAAAATGGGAATATAATTTTTGGATATAACTACATTAATCATAAGGGAAGTAGAGAACAAACTATATTTGGAACACCAATTATGAATGTTGATTTAGCGAAAGAAACGAATTCATTTTATTTGTTAGGGCGTCATAAACTTGTTGGTAATTTAGAAGGGACAGCAGGGTATAGATTTGAAAGAGCAGAATATAAAACAAATAGAGAAGTTCCGTCTACAAGAATGCCGGTACCCGGTGGAAGAGGATTTGTAACTATTCCAGCAAGAGAAATGCACGGTTCGAGAAAAGATAGTAATAGTACTTATGAATTGGGACTTAATTACAAATATTCTGATACAGGAAATGTTTATGCGAAATATGAAAGAGGATTTAGATCACCAGCTGCAACAGAATTTGTTGATTATGCACCAGGTGCTAGAAATTATACTTTAAATAATTTAAAAACAGAAAAATTTAATACGTATGAAGTAGGATTTAAAGATATGTTATGGAATTCATTTGTAAGTGCTACAGCATTTCATACACGAACAAATAACGAAGTATACTTGAATATGGATCACGGAGTGTTAGGAGGACCAAGTACAGCAAGATGGACATTCCATAATTTAAAAGCTACCGAAAGAACAGGTGTAGAGCTATTTGCTGAGCAATATTTAGGTAAATTGAGAGTAAATGAATCATTTACATATGTAAATGCCAAAATTAAGAAAGTTGGAGATGATGTATTAGCTTCAACAACTTATAATTTCAAAGATGGACAAAAAATACCAGGAGTTCCATCTACAAAAGTTACATTAGGACTTGATTATGAAATAGCAGATGGTTTGAGAACGACTGCTAACTTAAATTATTACTCAAGTTCAGTGGATACCTACAATGAAAAAATACCTTCATATTCTACAACAGATTTAGGATTGAAATATAAACATAAAAATGGATTTGGACTTAATGCAGGAGTAAAAAACATATTTAATAAAAAATACAATGTTGCTCAAGGGAAAGATCCTCTTACAGGAAGTACAGTGTATTCACCAGCTGATGAACGAACTTATTACATTGGAGCAAGTTATGAATTTTAG
- a CDS encoding ExbD/TolR family protein: MKFSNRRSRQNAEISMLNLIDVIFMLLIFFMIATTFNKYSQFQLSVPKSNAKFDKKEETKVEIIVNRNKKYFLKVGNDTKEISEENIHGEILKLPKEMLENMTLTADEHLEYGYIVEVMSKLRNENVKNVSLNIQKNDK, translated from the coding sequence ATGAAATTTTCTAATAGAAGAAGTAGACAGAATGCAGAGATATCAATGCTTAATCTTATTGATGTTATATTTATGTTATTAATATTTTTTATGATTGCTACAACATTTAATAAATATTCACAATTTCAACTTTCTGTTCCAAAATCGAATGCTAAATTTGATAAGAAGGAAGAAACGAAGGTAGAAATAATAGTAAATAGAAACAAGAAATATTTTTTAAAGGTGGGTAATGATACTAAAGAAATTTCAGAGGAGAATATCCACGGTGAAATTTTGAAATTACCTAAAGAAATGCTTGAAAATATGACATTGACAGCGGATGAGCATCTTGAATATGGATATATTGTAGAAGTAATGTCGAAATTACGTAATGAAAATGTAAAAAATGTTAGTCTTAATATACAAAAAAATGATAAATAA